The following are from one region of the Silene latifolia isolate original U9 population chromosome 9, ASM4854445v1, whole genome shotgun sequence genome:
- the LOC141600090 gene encoding uncharacterized protein LOC141600090 — MPRNCLSVNTTFYPARGRGRGRRQKSSKVYVGPRPSHLPLWSTSSWSSSRTLKCRLDLNFDDILTVTHNKVLIAAGVSAAIGQLSKPFTRVLFYDTTFDIKPIFQAGGFPSTHSSAVVATATCLGLERGFSDSIFGMAVVYAALIMYDAQGVRREVGIHAKTLNKLLLEYQTKSVIDEGNDIINSIPGKSSSTNSESSTALEEPSTFRNEQSTLTRLLESKVRKSQNEKDMTSFENVGIKSEKTPQFPVLKESIGHTEVEVIAGALLGLLVGLIVNAIM; from the exons ATGCCTCGAAACTGCTTATCTGTGAACACCACATTCTACCCAgcaagaggaagaggaagaggaagaagacagaAGAGCAGTAAAGTGTATGTGGGTCCCAGACCCAGCCATCTCCCTCTTTGGTCCACCTCTTCTTGGTCTTCATCTCGTACATTGAAATGCAGGCTTGATTTGAATTTTGATGATATTCTTACAGTTACCCACAATAAG GTTTTGATAGCAGCAGGAGTATCTGCAGCAATTGGCCAACTATCAAAGCCATTCACCAGAGTCCTTTTCTATGACACTACTTTTGATATCAAACCTATCTTTCAAGCTGGTGGCTTTCCCTCTACTCATTCCTCT GCAGTTGTCGCTACTGCAACATGTTTGGGCCTCGAAAG GGGATTTTCTGATTCTATTTTCGGTATGGCTGTTGTTTATGCAGCTCTTATAATGTATGATGCACAG GGAGTAAGGAGAGAAGTTGGGATTCATGCAAAGACGCTGAACAAGTTGCTGCTAGAATACCAAACAAAGTCGGTAATAGACGAAGGTAACGATATAATTAATTCTATACCCGGAAAATCATCCTCAACAAACTCGGAGAGTTCAACTGCTCTTGAAGAACCAAGCACGTTTAGAAATGAACAGTCAACTTTAACTCGACTGCTTGAATCTAAGGTGCGGAAAAGTCAGAATGAGAAAGACATGACAAGCTTCGAAAATGTGGGTATAAAATCGGAAAAAACTCCTCAGTTTCCGGTGCTGAAAGAATCAATTGGCCATACTGAGGTCGAAGTAATAGCGGGAGCTTTGTTAGGGCTCCTTGTAGGATTGATTGTTAATGCTATTATGTGA
- the LOC141601619 gene encoding uncharacterized protein LOC141601619, producing MLKVLPLMQFVQDCNMADLKDKGAYYTWNNKHDVGSKVYSRIGRVLCNDEWMDCFPGSYVHFMPEVMFDHYPCLIRFKEEIQRRGKTFKYLNMWSFSSEFEDVVRKGWKILVHDPLNEKVCTAEKAYTEELGVLLKARELFLRQKAKRDWLHHGDDNTKYLHASIKNRRARNRVCDKLCSTPEENKSAFEEYYKSLLGTSQEVRIAMFDISGNKAPGPDGYNSQFFKDAWEVVGPEVGEAVRSVFESGALLKQCNNTIITLVPKVDMPESVLQFRFIAYCNTIYKCLSKELCNRLSQVLPDIVSPSQSAFIKDSEDPDAMCFYTILFYIFEWGGVWFLQGQERTKAGDPLSPLVFTISLDYLSRILEVIQQHQHFRYHPLCQRIKLSHLCFPDDLIMFCKGDKSSIKLLLNSFDYFSKASGLVMNREKSNIYFNGTDEQLIKEVEIATGMKRGKVPFKYLRRENPPLVSWDSIFQPRRQGGLGIKRYHEWNVAAIGKYTLRMDHGKIINLLLLPAGLGGKFAR from the exons ATGTTGAAGGTCCTCCCTTTGATGCAGTTTGTGCAGGACTGTAATATGGCTGACCTAAAGGATAAGGGTGCCTATTATACATGGAATAACAAACATGATGTAGGCTCCAAGGTTTATAGTAGAATTGGTAGAGTACTATGCAATGATGAATGGATGGATTGCTTCCCTGGTAGCTATGTTCATTTTATGCCTGAAGTGATGTTTGATCACTACCCCTGCCTTATTAGGTTTAAGGAGGAGATACAAAGGAGGGGGAAAACCTTCAAGTATTTAAATATGTGGTCTTTTTCATCTGAATTTGAAGACGTTGTTAGGAAGGGGTGGA AGATTCTTGTTCATGATCCTCTAAATGAGAAAGTGTGTACAGCTGAGAAAGCCTATACAGAGGAGTTAGGGGTACTGTTAAAGGCCAGAGAGCTCTTCCTAAGGCAGAAGGCAAAACGTGATTGGCTTCATCATGGGGATGACAATACAAAGTATTTACATGCTAGCATTAAGAATAGAAGAGCCAGAAATAGGGTCTGTGATAAATTATGTTCTACACCTGAAGAGAATAAATCAGCCTTTGAGGAGTATTATAAGTCACTGTTGGGTACTTCACAG GAAGTGAGGATAGCAATGTTTGATATATCTGGAAACAAggctcctggacctgatgggtacaATAGCCAGTTCTTTAAAGATGCCTGGGAGGTAGTTGGGCCTGAAGTGGGTGAAGCAGTTAGGAGTGTGTTTGAGTCAGGAGCATTATTAAAACAATGCAACAATACTATCATTACTCTGGTGCCTAAGGTGGATATGCCTGAAAGTGTTCTTCAGTTCAGGTTTATTGCCTATTGTAACACCATATACAAATGTCTTTCCAAAGAGTTATGTAACAGATTAAGCCAGGTACTGCCTGATATTGTTAGCCCTTCCCAAAGTGCCTTTATTAAAG ATAGTGAAGATCCTGATGCAATGTGTTTCTACACCATCTTATTCTATATCTTTGAATGGGGAGGTGTTTGGTTTCTTCAAGGGCAAGAGAGGACTAAGGCAGGGGACCCTTTATCCCCTCTAGTTTTTACTATCAGCCTGGATTACCTAAGCAGGATCTTGGAGGTCATACAACAACATCAACATTTCAGATATCACCCACTTTGCCAGAGGATCAAGCTCTCTCATTTGTGTTTTCCAGATGATTTAATCATGTTCTGCAAGGGGGATAAAAGTTCCATAAAGCTGTTACTTAATTCCTTTGATTACTTTTCCAAAGCATCTGGTTTGGTAATGAATAGAGAAAAATCCAACATTTACTTCAATGGAACAGATGAGCAACTGATAAAAGAGGTGGAAATTGCAACTGGAATGAAAAGGGGTAAGGTGCCATTTAAGTACTTAAGG CGAGAAAACCCTCCTCTTGTGTCCTGGGACTCTATTTTTCAGCCTAGGAGACAAGGTGGTCTAGGCATTAAGAGATATCATGAATGGAATGTAGCTGCTATTGGGAAA TATACATTAAGAATGGATCATGGAAAGATTATAAACCTGCTACTTCTACCAGCAGGGCTTGGAGGAAAATTTGCCAGGTGA